A window of [Clostridium] innocuum genomic DNA:
CGAGCTGAAACAGTATATTCTGAATCTGATGGAAAAATGCGGTTTGCCGCCATACTACTGCTACCGTTACCCGCATCAGTTCTCCGGAGGTCAGCGTCAGCGTATCGGTATCGCCCGTTCTCTGGCACTGGATCCAAGCTTCATCGTATGTGATGAGCCGGTATCCGCACTGGATGTTTCCATTCAGTCACAGATCATCAACCTGATGATGGATATGCAGGAAGAACGAAAGATTTCTTACATCTTTATTTCTCATGACCTCAGTGTTGTGAAGCATATCAGTAACCGTGTAGGTGTTATGTACCTTGGTTCACTGGTAGAGCTTGCGGATAAGGATGAAATCTATGAGAATCCGCAGCACCCTTATACAAAGGCGCTGATGGCTGCGATTCCAAAGCCGGATCCTACACAGCGTTCCAGCATGGAAGCAATTCATGGAGAGATTCCAAGCAATGTCAACGTACCAAGCGGATGTAAATTCCACCCGCGTTGTCCATACGCGAAGGATATCTGTAAAACACAGGAGCCGGCAGCGAAGGAAATCAAACCGGGTCACGTTGTTCTCTGCCATTTTGGCGGTGAGTTCTAGTGTTCATCAATAAACCGAAATTTAAGGATCTGTTGAAAAAGAAGGAAGTGCGGGAAGGGAAGGAAGCAAATCTTGAAAAGGGTGACTTTCTGGCTCTCATTATGGCTGCATTCTCGGTGTTTGTACCGGTAATTCTGCTGTTCTGTGCCGTACTCGGTATATTTATCTGGCTCTTTCTTCTGTATATTCACTAAGTCGTTAAAGACGAAGGCACAGGTGTCTGCAAATATTTGTAGAGCTCTGTGCTTTTTTTGTATTGGCTTTTTATGACTGTATCCAGACGGAAATGACTACAATTGGTATTTTCCTTGAAGCTTTCAGCTGCAGGACGTGCGGTGGTACAGCTTTTCCTTTGTC
This region includes:
- a CDS encoding dipeptide ABC transporter ATP-binding protein — its product is MEDKKVILEVKDLKKYFPLGKGKLDKNKKYVKAVDGVSFKLYEGETLGLVGESGCGKSTLGRAILRLHEPTSGEVHFNGEDILKKNRKEMRKLREEMQIIFQDPYSSLNPRMNVYNILSEPLVAHGYYKKGDELKQYILNLMEKCGLPPYYCYRYPHQFSGGQRQRIGIARSLALDPSFIVCDEPVSALDVSIQSQIINLMMDMQEERKISYIFISHDLSVVKHISNRVGVMYLGSLVELADKDEIYENPQHPYTKALMAAIPKPDPTQRSSMEAIHGEIPSNVNVPSGCKFHPRCPYAKDICKTQEPAAKEIKPGHVVLCHFGGEF